The Budorcas taxicolor isolate Tak-1 chromosome 2, Takin1.1, whole genome shotgun sequence genome window below encodes:
- the LOC128043504 gene encoding histone H3.3A-like, with protein MARTKRTARKSTGGKAPRKQLSTKAARKSAPSTGGVKKPHRYRPGTVALREIRRYQKSTELLICKLPFQRLVREIAQDFKTDLRFQSAAVGALQEASEAYLVGLFEDTNLCAINAKCVTVMPKDIQLARCIRGERA; from the coding sequence ATGGCTCGTACAAAGCGGACTGCCCGGAAATCAACCGGTGGTAAAGCACCGAGGAAGCAACTCTCTACAAAAGCCGCTCGCAAGAGTGCGCCCTCTACTGGAGGGGTGAAGAAACCTCATCGTTACAGGCCTGGTACTGTGGCACTCCGTGAAATTAGACGTTATCAGAAGTCCACTGAACTTCTGATTTGCAAACTTCCCTTCCAGCGTCTGGTACGGGAAATTGCTCAGGACTTCAAAACAGATCTGCGCTTCCAGAGTGCAGCTGTTGGTGCTTTGCAGGAGGCAAGTGAGGCCTATCTGGTTGGCCTTTTTGAAGACACCAACCTGTGTGCTATCAATGCCAAATGTGTAACAGTTATGCCAAAAGACATCCAGCTAGCACGCTGCATACGTGGAGAACGTGCTTAA